A genome region from Cognatishimia activa includes the following:
- the ribA gene encoding GTP cyclohydrolase II, whose protein sequence is MSFAPNILELIARARSDLRMGVPVIMTGEGQALLVGSAETMSEERLTDFRGLAPDLVLVITARRAETLKARVYDKDIARIRMPADATTRWVHCVADPSDDLMMPMKGPLAVERDGNVALHQTAISLVKSAQLLPAVVVLALSDAGNFALEHGLTIVPAALAAANMAAAHQMDSVIHAGLPMRAAESGRLHIYRPDDGGEEHYAIEIGKPSRDKPVLARLHSACFTGDVLGSLKCDCGPQLNAALMQMGSAGEGVLLYLNQEGRGIGLANKMRAYSLQDQGFDTVEANHRLGFEDDERDFRIGASILKKMGFASVKLLTNNPRKIAMMENEGIKVTERVELKVGENRFNSAYLATKAAKSGHLL, encoded by the coding sequence TTGAGTTTCGCGCCAAACATCCTTGAACTCATCGCCCGTGCCCGGTCGGACCTGCGAATGGGTGTGCCTGTTATTATGACCGGAGAGGGCCAGGCGCTCTTGGTGGGCTCAGCCGAAACCATGTCTGAAGAGCGTCTGACGGACTTTCGCGGATTGGCGCCAGACCTTGTTTTGGTCATTACAGCACGGCGTGCCGAAACGCTGAAAGCACGGGTCTATGACAAAGACATCGCCCGTATCCGCATGCCCGCTGACGCAACCACGCGATGGGTGCATTGTGTGGCAGATCCCTCTGACGATCTGATGATGCCGATGAAAGGCCCTCTAGCGGTCGAGCGGGATGGCAATGTCGCGCTGCATCAAACTGCCATTTCTTTGGTGAAATCCGCTCAGTTGTTGCCCGCTGTTGTCGTGTTGGCCCTGAGCGACGCTGGCAATTTCGCTCTAGAGCACGGTTTGACGATCGTACCTGCCGCCCTCGCAGCGGCCAATATGGCGGCGGCACATCAGATGGATTCAGTGATTCACGCGGGCCTTCCCATGCGCGCCGCAGAATCGGGACGTTTGCACATCTACCGTCCGGATGACGGTGGTGAAGAGCATTACGCGATCGAGATCGGCAAACCCTCACGCGACAAGCCTGTGTTGGCGCGGCTGCACTCGGCCTGTTTCACAGGGGACGTTCTGGGATCGCTAAAATGCGACTGTGGCCCTCAGTTGAACGCGGCCTTGATGCAGATGGGCAGCGCGGGCGAAGGCGTGCTCTTGTACCTCAACCAAGAAGGCCGCGGCATCGGCTTGGCCAACAAAATGCGCGCTTATAGCCTGCAGGACCAAGGCTTTGACACGGTTGAGGCCAACCACCGCCTTGGGTTTGAAGACGACGAACGGGATTTCCGCATTGGCGCTAGCATATTGAAAAAGATGGGTTTTGCATCCGTAAAGCTCTTAACAAACAACCCACGCAAGATCGCGATGATGGAAAACGAAGGCATCAAAGTGACCGAACGCGTCGAGCTCAAGGTCGGTGAGAATCGCTTCAATTCCGCCTATCTCGCGACCAAAGCGGCGAAGTCCGGGCATCTCTTGTGA